In Oryzihumus leptocrescens, the following are encoded in one genomic region:
- the ruvC gene encoding crossover junction endodeoxyribonuclease RuvC has protein sequence MRVLGVDPGLTRCGIGVVDGGLGQPLRMVGVGVIRTPAAQETHLRLHTLRSELEQWLHRYQPDAIAVERVFAQANLRSVMGTAQASAVAMLAAAERGLPLAMHTPSEVKAAVTGSGRADKAQVTTMVTRILRLDTRPQPADAADALALAICHVWRGGAQDRLQRAAAAARGGAR, from the coding sequence GTGCGCGTGCTTGGTGTCGACCCCGGCCTGACCCGCTGCGGCATCGGCGTGGTCGACGGTGGGCTCGGCCAGCCGCTGCGGATGGTCGGCGTCGGCGTGATCCGCACCCCGGCCGCCCAGGAGACCCACCTGCGCCTGCACACCCTGCGCAGCGAGCTCGAGCAGTGGCTGCACCGCTACCAGCCCGACGCGATCGCCGTCGAGCGGGTGTTCGCCCAGGCCAACCTGCGCAGCGTCATGGGCACCGCCCAGGCCTCGGCCGTGGCGATGCTCGCGGCCGCCGAGCGCGGCCTGCCCCTTGCCATGCACACCCCGAGCGAGGTCAAGGCTGCCGTCACCGGCAGCGGCCGCGCGGACAAGGCCCAGGTGACCACGATGGTGACCCGCATCCTGCGGCTCGACACCCGGCCCCAGCCGGCCGACGCCGCCGACGCCCTGGCCCTGGCCATCTGCCACGTATGGCGTGGCGGGGCCCAGGACCGCCTGCAGCGCGCCGCCGCGGCGGCGCGGGGCGGTGCCCGGTGA